From Myxococcales bacterium, a single genomic window includes:
- a CDS encoding tetratricopeptide repeat protein, which yields MSPGARLRARLSAAAAVALLALACGGSTAAKSAPVLPPANPQALGKMAQAVQSPNERQKAIKLLREAVKIDPNLWEARYDLGVLLAQTGDLADAEVELSKASSLAPNAEDVVVALAEVRRRLDDPKGAVAVLEPFVKSFPKAVAARIELVSALREAGEVEAAIRHAREVLVRRSNDPNALAELAMSHLERGEVDTAELLVKEAEKAAPNNAIVVRTAGLVSLKRGDDAIAFRRFAKASELDPKDTTARLNTGTVLLQAGIYDKAVAEFRGVIAVTPDDAAAGVGLAAALRGTGSRDKQGPYLEAEKILKGVLEREPKNIAALFNLGVLYADFLKRAADAKPQLTKFLSLAPKAHPARAEAEKILSGTK from the coding sequence GTGAGTCCCGGGGCGCGACTTCGCGCGCGACTCAGCGCGGCCGCGGCGGTCGCCCTCTTGGCGCTGGCGTGTGGCGGTTCGACGGCTGCGAAGAGTGCACCTGTGTTGCCGCCGGCGAACCCTCAGGCGTTGGGCAAGATGGCGCAGGCCGTCCAGTCCCCGAACGAGCGCCAGAAGGCCATCAAGCTGCTCCGCGAGGCGGTGAAGATCGACCCTAACCTGTGGGAGGCGCGCTACGACCTGGGAGTGCTCCTCGCCCAAACGGGTGACCTGGCTGACGCCGAGGTCGAGCTGAGCAAGGCCTCCAGTCTGGCGCCCAACGCCGAGGACGTCGTCGTGGCGCTCGCTGAGGTTCGACGCCGGCTGGACGACCCGAAAGGCGCCGTTGCGGTCCTCGAGCCGTTCGTGAAGTCGTTTCCGAAGGCAGTCGCCGCGCGCATCGAGCTCGTGAGCGCATTGCGCGAGGCGGGTGAGGTCGAGGCCGCCATTCGACACGCTCGTGAGGTGTTGGTGCGCCGCTCGAACGACCCGAACGCTCTCGCAGAGCTCGCCATGAGCCACCTGGAGCGCGGTGAGGTCGACACCGCGGAGCTCCTGGTCAAAGAGGCCGAAAAGGCCGCCCCGAACAACGCCATCGTGGTGCGCACCGCGGGCCTGGTCTCGCTCAAGCGCGGGGACGACGCGATCGCCTTCCGACGTTTTGCCAAGGCCAGTGAGCTCGATCCGAAGGACACGACAGCACGGTTGAACACCGGGACCGTGCTGCTTCAAGCTGGCATCTACGACAAGGCCGTCGCCGAATTTCGCGGCGTCATTGCCGTCACTCCCGACGACGCAGCGGCTGGCGTTGGTCTCGCCGCTGCGCTCCGGGGTACGGGCTCGCGCGACAAACAGGGCCCCTACCTCGAGGCCGAGAAGATCTTGAAGGGTGTGCTCGAGCGCGAGCCAAAGAACATCGCGGCGCTCTTCAACCTGGGAGTGTTGTACGCGGACTTCTTGAAGCGAGCAGCCGACGCAAAGCCGCAGCTGACGAAATTCCTGTCCCTGGCTCCCAAGGCCCACCCGGCCCGCGCCGAAGCCGAGAAGATCCTCAGCGGCACCAAGTAG
- a CDS encoding nuclear transport factor 2 family protein, with protein sequence MSDHLATVSTIYSAFGKGDVPAILAHVADDVRWEDFADNSAHKARVPYLIKRTGKAGVGEFFKAVGAMKITEFQVLGLMAGGNKVVAEIAISVETPGGLMRDEELHLWTFDAAGKVSNFRHYVDTAKHIAAAKQA encoded by the coding sequence ATGAGTGATCATCTGGCAACGGTTTCGACGATCTATTCGGCGTTCGGCAAGGGGGACGTACCAGCGATCTTGGCCCACGTGGCCGACGACGTGCGCTGGGAGGACTTTGCCGACAACAGCGCTCACAAGGCCCGTGTCCCCTACCTGATCAAGCGCACTGGCAAGGCGGGTGTCGGGGAGTTCTTCAAGGCGGTGGGTGCGATGAAGATCACCGAGTTCCAGGTGCTCGGGCTGATGGCGGGGGGCAACAAGGTCGTCGCCGAGATTGCGATCTCGGTCGAGACCCCCGGCGGGCTGATGCGCGACGAGGAGCTCCACCTGTGGACCTTCGACGCGGCCGGCAAGGTGTCGAACTTCAGACACTACGTGGACACGGCGAAGCACATCGCGGCAGCAAAACAGGCGTGA
- a CDS encoding radical SAM protein, whose amino-acid sequence MSLSVAMFGKPGSLEYPRMVSIETTNHCNAKCVFCPNNALARDKGPMEQALFEKIVEECREFPLPAIEPFLQGDPFSDPKILERLELIRRRLPDTKLRLYTNGYGMAPKKIDAMLGMGIDHLYVSVNTLDKDKYRQVMGIPLQRTLDNLAYLTEPSRRSRVANKITFRMTRLGDTTLQEQDDFVRYCKERGVQCFIVGLFNYKGDINSGLPVPSYGCEHVARLDILASGRVTLCCMDQDGQYGWADLNEMSVLEAFNHPSAVKYRHMHKSGKRREIDPCGTCNNFWPGFHGLSALEAARTGIEYCTYMARHRPNGRKAPRGEGTTADGLVQLTKKHAAAAAAGNYRDAQSKDAPAE is encoded by the coding sequence GTGTCACTTTCCGTCGCCATGTTCGGCAAGCCGGGCTCCCTCGAATACCCGCGGATGGTCTCGATCGAGACCACCAACCACTGCAACGCGAAGTGCGTGTTCTGCCCGAACAACGCCCTCGCGCGTGACAAGGGCCCGATGGAGCAGGCGCTGTTCGAGAAGATCGTCGAAGAGTGCCGAGAGTTTCCGCTCCCAGCCATCGAGCCGTTCTTGCAGGGTGATCCGTTCTCGGACCCCAAGATCCTGGAGCGGCTAGAGCTGATCCGCCGCCGCCTGCCCGACACCAAGCTGCGCCTCTACACCAACGGCTACGGCATGGCGCCGAAGAAGATCGACGCGATGCTCGGCATGGGCATCGATCACCTGTACGTCAGCGTGAACACGCTCGACAAAGACAAGTATCGCCAGGTGATGGGCATTCCCCTGCAGCGGACCCTCGACAACCTGGCCTACCTCACCGAGCCCTCGCGCCGCAGTCGGGTGGCAAACAAGATCACGTTCCGCATGACCCGCCTGGGGGACACGACCCTCCAGGAACAGGACGACTTCGTTCGTTACTGCAAAGAGCGCGGCGTGCAGTGCTTCATCGTGGGTCTGTTCAACTACAAAGGCGACATCAACAGCGGGCTGCCGGTGCCCAGCTACGGCTGCGAGCACGTCGCCCGCCTGGACATCCTCGCGAGCGGCCGGGTCACCCTTTGCTGCATGGACCAGGACGGCCAATACGGCTGGGCGGATCTGAACGAGATGAGCGTGCTCGAAGCGTTCAACCACCCGTCGGCCGTGAAGTACCGACACATGCACAAGAGCGGCAAGCGCCGTGAGATCGATCCCTGCGGCACCTGCAACAACTTCTGGCCGGGCTTTCACGGCCTGTCGGCGCTCGAAGCGGCACGGACCGGCATCGAGTACTGCACGTACATGGCGCGCCATCGCCCCAACGGTCGCAAGGCCCCGCGTGGCGAGGGCACGACCGCCGACGGACTGGTTCAGCTCACGAAGAAACACGCGGCGGCCGCAGCGGCCGGCAACTATCGCGACGCGCAGAGCAAAGACGCGCCCGCGGAGTGA
- a CDS encoding IgGFc-binding protein, giving the protein MKLGKSPAKSWALAGVVVLGACGAVLSACASTDDDLGADRAGGPKIDFCATGGDGFACEGAQAVDCADKTHRVDCAAIGKTCHEGVGCVTCTPGAGSCENGQASVCRPDGAGYLSYQCDEKQGMTCTPGGCVGACSWGALGSSYLGCDYYPTVTLNNGVWDGFEFAVVVSNVGKVAANVLITRGTDEIRSLVLEPGKLETLRLPWVKELKGPDPNFMGQPQPPGTSSLVKGGAYRVRSDQPIAAYQFNPLDYQLEPRPSDCPKGPSGDGCYSYSNDASLLLPAHALRERYTVSTWPTLGCKPAFFTITATADDTEVQLTPRGDLAPGGGFDSSGQGYAKLSRGDVLQMIGMSTGGPFCFDSAGSDVTGSVVVASKPVQVIAGNGCANIPAPETQACDHVEEVMFPDETLGHEYVVAPPATPSGPNPDAQQTLRIVAIEEGTDVLFDPPSVHLPVVLGPSSPPLEIRYLRDNVRIKAGKPIIVAQFMQGTDKNGDDGVGGDPAQSMAIPTGQYRNEYTFLAPESYASSWVDVIARVGQTVRVDEQVVSNFTAIGESGWGIAHVKLGPGSVHQASGAKTFGITVYGYGDWTSYMYPGGLNLGTINPTVK; this is encoded by the coding sequence GTGAAACTCGGGAAAAGTCCGGCGAAGTCATGGGCGCTGGCGGGGGTGGTTGTGCTTGGCGCCTGCGGCGCGGTCCTGTCCGCGTGCGCCAGCACGGACGACGACCTGGGCGCCGACCGGGCCGGGGGACCGAAGATCGATTTTTGCGCGACGGGTGGCGACGGCTTTGCGTGCGAGGGGGCACAAGCCGTCGACTGCGCCGACAAGACCCATCGCGTCGATTGCGCGGCCATCGGCAAGACCTGTCACGAGGGCGTGGGTTGTGTGACCTGCACACCGGGGGCGGGCAGCTGCGAGAACGGGCAGGCCAGCGTCTGCCGCCCGGATGGCGCGGGTTATCTGAGCTACCAGTGTGACGAGAAACAAGGCATGACCTGCACGCCCGGAGGCTGTGTCGGCGCTTGTTCGTGGGGAGCGCTGGGTTCGAGCTATCTGGGCTGCGACTATTACCCGACCGTCACCTTGAACAACGGGGTCTGGGACGGCTTCGAGTTTGCGGTCGTGGTGTCGAACGTCGGCAAGGTCGCCGCCAACGTGCTCATCACGCGCGGCACGGATGAAATCCGGTCCTTGGTACTGGAGCCGGGGAAGCTCGAGACCCTGCGGCTGCCGTGGGTGAAGGAGCTCAAGGGGCCCGACCCGAATTTCATGGGGCAGCCGCAACCTCCCGGCACGAGCAGCCTGGTCAAGGGCGGTGCCTATCGAGTCCGGAGTGATCAGCCCATTGCGGCCTATCAGTTCAACCCGCTCGACTACCAGCTCGAGCCGAGGCCCAGCGACTGCCCGAAGGGTCCGAGCGGGGACGGTTGTTATTCCTACTCGAACGACGCATCACTGCTCTTGCCGGCGCACGCGCTGCGCGAGCGCTACACCGTCTCGACCTGGCCAACGCTCGGCTGCAAACCCGCATTTTTCACCATCACCGCGACCGCAGACGACACCGAAGTTCAGCTGACGCCGCGGGGAGATCTCGCGCCGGGTGGTGGCTTCGATTCATCGGGTCAGGGTTACGCCAAGCTGAGCCGAGGGGATGTGCTGCAGATGATCGGCATGTCGACAGGCGGGCCATTCTGCTTCGATTCGGCCGGCTCTGACGTGACCGGCTCGGTGGTCGTTGCGTCCAAGCCGGTGCAGGTCATTGCCGGGAACGGCTGCGCGAACATCCCGGCTCCGGAGACCCAAGCCTGCGACCACGTGGAGGAGGTCATGTTCCCGGACGAGACGCTGGGGCACGAGTACGTCGTTGCGCCGCCGGCGACTCCGTCGGGTCCGAACCCCGACGCCCAGCAGACGCTGCGCATCGTGGCCATCGAGGAGGGAACGGACGTGCTCTTCGATCCTCCGAGTGTGCATCTGCCGGTGGTGCTCGGCCCGAGCAGCCCTCCGCTCGAGATCCGCTACCTGCGCGACAACGTGCGCATCAAGGCGGGCAAACCCATCATCGTTGCGCAGTTCATGCAAGGTACGGACAAGAACGGCGACGACGGTGTCGGGGGCGACCCCGCTCAATCGATGGCGATCCCGACCGGCCAGTACCGCAACGAGTACACGTTCCTCGCGCCGGAGAGTTACGCGTCGAGCTGGGTCGACGTCATCGCTCGAGTGGGCCAGACCGTGCGAGTCGATGAGCAGGTCGTGAGCAACTTCACCGCCATCGGCGAGAGCGGCTGGGGCATTGCTCACGTGAAGCTCGGCCCAGGCAGCGTGCACCAGGCCTCAGGCGCGAAGACCTTTGGCATCACCGTCTACGGCTACGGCGACTGGACGAGCTACATGTACCCGGGCGGACTGAACCTGGGGACGATCAACCCGACCGTGAAGTGA
- a CDS encoding tetratricopeptide repeat protein, giving the protein MNRSSLRRWSVGTVLVLVLSAGAAFADENDAPSVPAAAGDKGRIKPKGERQIGVRERPTVKKKKEKTREAKREVRLSLQIPERLRATLMKKIDQRIVRNQAKAKKLRADAMKLLDKFITESPDDEPEMAEALMRMGELEWEDSREQFLVKFQDWEKRPTDQRGDPPNPDFTRPRARFLRVLKNYKTFEDYDLALYVDGFLANEEAKFPEALGRFNKILEWFPKSRFAPDAHMVRAEFEFTKEFPNYETAYKEYEEVLRYKDSELYDIALFKSAWCLWRLDRAEEAAKRFLAVFKATADGSAAKDGKKRSEIDELQAEALKNLVAVFVEDEKNSAEDMYKFLVKAGGDKFAGRIVRALAEALYDQAHYERGIEAYRLLLKLEPMAPDAYKFGLAVAQGHSTMESWSKLQDDYKWLLKEYVAPAPKSKQKPGAWVKAHGPKTVQAASDAIEKQLRDDAIGLHAKAQADKTSKGEFGGAVGLYEVYLTRFSQGKQAYDVHYNLAEIAFYRLEDANKAADHYLAAVRLDPKGPRSRDALYNALAALEFARYKEFEAKKAAGKKQEESPTDKKLTEAMELYIKTYPNDPDIPELLFRQGKLYYDYEVYDPAVRQFGLLVEKYPRGKYAEGAGELILDSFNKSKDYENIETWARRLKSAPAFIAPDKQKRLNGLIVVAVFKQGEQFAEAGKHDKAASAYLRAAKEFPTEPRAAQAAVNAEVEAKKGGDLETMKAAVAILIADHRQRDEAAQGAWLAANTFQEIGLFSEAADYHDVIAENFPKSDHHKDAAFNSVLLRTTVGDTQRAIDSGNRFRKTYPRDEAAEEVTFLMGKAYEKAEKWKDAAGIYDRYTHAAKTPNGQIEAYVRLASVRVKLGEEKAAGSALSRAMDTYKQRKSQLDDNGKYFAAKAKYMQGERILAEFEAVKVEGDVKQLKDRLKKKGELLKKAAETFLGTAEMAVAEWTTASLYQIGFTYETFTKALLNSPPPPSLSKEEQEIYKQQIDEFVVPIEERALEAYESGWKKALELGIFNSWTAKMRAALGRLNSELYPPLKEIGFELQSKGPAPLPPLIDGTRRTKGNRSEPYLIPAPELPEAKDKGKDEKKDDKKSKDDKKESAEKDADKKAEDAKSDEKPTLKGKGVKKGGKK; this is encoded by the coding sequence GTGAATCGTTCGTCCCTCCGCCGTTGGTCCGTTGGCACCGTCCTCGTTCTCGTGCTGAGTGCTGGCGCCGCGTTCGCCGACGAGAACGATGCGCCCAGTGTGCCGGCCGCAGCCGGCGACAAGGGCCGCATCAAGCCCAAGGGTGAACGCCAGATCGGCGTTCGCGAGCGGCCGACGGTCAAGAAGAAGAAGGAAAAGACCCGCGAGGCCAAGCGCGAGGTGCGGCTGTCTCTGCAGATCCCGGAGCGGTTGCGCGCCACGCTGATGAAGAAGATCGATCAGCGCATCGTCAGGAACCAGGCCAAGGCGAAGAAGCTGCGCGCGGACGCGATGAAGCTGCTCGACAAGTTCATCACCGAGTCCCCCGACGACGAGCCAGAGATGGCCGAGGCGCTGATGCGCATGGGCGAGCTCGAGTGGGAGGACTCACGCGAGCAGTTCCTGGTGAAGTTCCAGGACTGGGAGAAGCGCCCGACCGACCAACGGGGTGACCCGCCCAATCCGGATTTCACTCGACCCCGCGCCCGCTTCCTGCGCGTGCTCAAGAACTACAAGACCTTCGAGGACTACGACCTGGCTTTGTACGTCGACGGTTTTCTGGCCAACGAGGAGGCCAAGTTCCCGGAAGCCCTGGGCCGCTTCAACAAGATCCTCGAGTGGTTCCCCAAGAGCCGTTTCGCTCCCGACGCCCACATGGTTCGCGCGGAGTTCGAGTTCACGAAAGAGTTCCCGAACTACGAGACGGCCTACAAGGAGTACGAAGAGGTCCTCCGCTACAAGGACAGCGAGCTGTACGACATCGCGCTGTTCAAGAGCGCGTGGTGTCTGTGGCGCCTCGATCGAGCGGAGGAAGCGGCCAAGCGCTTTCTGGCCGTGTTCAAGGCCACGGCCGACGGCAGCGCCGCGAAGGATGGCAAGAAACGCTCCGAAATCGACGAGCTTCAGGCCGAGGCGCTCAAGAACCTGGTCGCCGTCTTCGTCGAGGACGAGAAGAACAGCGCCGAGGACATGTACAAGTTCTTGGTCAAGGCCGGAGGCGACAAGTTCGCCGGGCGCATCGTGCGCGCGCTGGCCGAGGCGCTCTACGACCAGGCGCACTACGAGCGTGGCATCGAGGCCTATCGACTGCTGTTGAAGCTCGAACCGATGGCGCCGGACGCGTACAAGTTCGGTCTGGCGGTGGCGCAGGGCCACTCGACGATGGAGAGCTGGAGCAAGCTCCAGGACGACTACAAGTGGCTGCTCAAGGAGTACGTCGCGCCCGCGCCCAAGAGCAAACAGAAGCCAGGCGCGTGGGTGAAGGCCCACGGGCCCAAGACGGTGCAAGCGGCGTCGGACGCGATCGAGAAGCAGCTCCGCGACGACGCGATCGGCCTGCACGCCAAGGCCCAGGCCGACAAGACCAGCAAGGGAGAGTTCGGCGGCGCAGTGGGGCTCTACGAGGTCTACCTGACGCGGTTTTCCCAGGGCAAGCAGGCCTACGACGTTCACTACAACCTGGCCGAGATCGCGTTCTACCGGCTGGAGGACGCCAACAAGGCCGCCGACCACTACCTGGCTGCGGTGCGGCTCGACCCGAAGGGGCCGCGCTCCCGCGATGCGCTCTACAACGCGCTCGCCGCGCTCGAGTTCGCTCGTTACAAGGAGTTCGAAGCCAAGAAGGCCGCGGGCAAGAAGCAGGAAGAGTCGCCGACCGACAAGAAGCTCACGGAGGCGATGGAGCTCTACATCAAGACCTACCCCAACGACCCGGACATCCCGGAGCTGCTCTTCCGGCAGGGTAAGCTCTATTACGACTACGAGGTCTACGACCCGGCCGTGCGGCAGTTCGGGCTCTTGGTCGAGAAGTATCCGCGTGGGAAGTACGCGGAGGGGGCTGGCGAGCTGATCCTCGACAGCTTCAACAAGAGCAAGGACTACGAGAACATCGAGACCTGGGCACGACGCCTGAAGTCGGCGCCCGCGTTCATCGCGCCCGACAAACAGAAGCGTTTGAACGGGCTGATCGTGGTCGCAGTGTTCAAACAAGGCGAACAGTTCGCCGAGGCTGGAAAACACGACAAGGCCGCGTCGGCGTACCTACGCGCCGCCAAGGAGTTTCCGACCGAACCCCGCGCCGCCCAGGCCGCGGTCAACGCCGAGGTCGAAGCCAAGAAGGGCGGCGATCTCGAGACCATGAAGGCCGCGGTCGCGATCCTGATCGCGGACCACCGACAGCGCGACGAAGCCGCACAGGGTGCGTGGCTCGCGGCCAACACCTTCCAGGAGATCGGGCTCTTCAGCGAGGCCGCGGACTACCACGACGTCATCGCCGAAAATTTTCCGAAGTCGGACCACCACAAGGACGCCGCGTTCAACTCGGTCCTCCTGCGCACGACGGTCGGCGACACGCAGCGAGCCATCGATAGCGGCAACCGCTTCCGGAAGACCTACCCGCGCGACGAGGCCGCAGAAGAGGTCACCTTCCTCATGGGCAAGGCCTACGAGAAGGCGGAGAAGTGGAAGGACGCGGCGGGGATCTACGACCGGTATACCCATGCTGCCAAGACCCCGAACGGACAGATCGAAGCCTACGTGCGGCTGGCGTCCGTGCGCGTGAAGCTGGGGGAAGAGAAGGCCGCGGGGAGCGCGCTCAGCCGCGCGATGGACACCTACAAGCAGCGGAAGAGCCAGCTCGACGACAATGGCAAGTACTTCGCGGCCAAGGCCAAGTACATGCAGGGCGAGCGTATCTTGGCGGAGTTCGAGGCCGTCAAGGTCGAGGGTGACGTCAAACAGCTCAAGGATCGGCTCAAGAAGAAGGGTGAGCTGCTGAAGAAGGCGGCCGAGACCTTCCTGGGGACCGCCGAGATGGCCGTCGCCGAGTGGACGACGGCGTCGCTGTATCAGATCGGATTCACCTACGAGACGTTCACCAAGGCGCTGCTGAACTCTCCGCCTCCGCCGAGCCTGAGCAAGGAAGAGCAGGAGATCTACAAACAACAGATCGACGAGTTCGTCGTTCCGATCGAGGAGCGCGCGCTCGAGGCCTACGAGAGCGGCTGGAAGAAGGCCCTGGAGCTCGGCATCTTCAACAGCTGGACGGCGAAGATGCGCGCCGCGCTGGGGCGCCTGAACTCGGAGCTCTATCCTCCGCTCAAGGAGATCGGGTTCGAGCTGCAGAGCAAGGGTCCGGCACCTTTGCCTCCGCTGATCGACGGGACCCGTCGCACCAAGGGCAATCGTAGCGAGCCTTACCTGATTCCGGCGCCCGAGCTTCCGGAAGCGAAGGACAAGGGCAAGGACGAAAAGAAGGACGACAAGAAGAGCAAGGACGACAAGAAGGAGTCCGCGGAGAAGGACGCCGACAAGAAGGCCGAGGACGCCAAGAGCGACGAGAAACCCACCCTCAAGGGCAAGGGCGTCAAGAAGGGGGGCAAGAAGTGA
- a CDS encoding VWA domain-containing protein — MVLCSAVSASAQDNVHGTRSEKLYERKHEVEVSVHRGYAELRVRRSVENQGARHDQAMFWLTLPDGAAATGLKTLGSVAGRPVWFAGELMEAEAAAAKYKELTGIGGYYPKDPALLSWRHQGQLLLQVFPVAPDTSKSVEYTLLVPTHYERGAHRYVLPGLGTTELAAQVSLAAAARGDKLLMDDRPAAKGANVRAALGATTELGLVPKTTEPVGGELAVSAAGSRFVTHFSIEAAPRVAKVPRAAQIVVLLDASRSLSSDLLAAEQAALSAYLSHFPDASVEVISFDRKLHRRYGAFVPVARARSDLTTQKIEQKNGSAIDAALAEAESILAAAPAGRARRLVLVSDAIVRSKLKPERIRAALGASGAVAHIGVLRSRGVSLSRDDTHAWADAVARTGGLVWQASASDARSDSKRMASVYEEWARPLRIDHLKLYSPDLEMGAITEPPQSLDEGQGYEQLLMSQRDVAWVRVEGQLWSKSVQHVVHADAAAGKRWAALVFGSPLWSELTEPEMMQLALAGGAVSPVTSYLAIEPGVRPSTEGLERSESGMGSGFGRAPQLRMGATSASGRAPPLDREQWLRDTLEPTFIACGGTADSASVSLETTFAEVVDVTRVELSTSADPLLQRCLSEAVWDLVLPPQFDEEWTTWMVQL, encoded by the coding sequence TTGGTTCTCTGTTCAGCGGTCAGCGCGAGCGCACAGGACAACGTGCACGGCACTCGCAGCGAGAAGCTCTACGAGCGCAAACACGAGGTCGAGGTCAGTGTGCACCGCGGTTACGCCGAGCTGCGTGTGCGGCGCTCGGTCGAAAACCAAGGAGCACGCCACGACCAGGCGATGTTCTGGCTGACACTGCCGGACGGTGCCGCTGCCACCGGGCTCAAGACCCTCGGAAGCGTTGCCGGTCGCCCCGTGTGGTTCGCCGGCGAGCTGATGGAAGCGGAGGCGGCCGCGGCGAAGTACAAAGAGCTGACGGGGATCGGAGGGTACTATCCAAAGGATCCGGCGCTGCTCTCGTGGCGCCACCAAGGACAGCTGCTGCTTCAGGTCTTTCCTGTCGCGCCCGACACTTCCAAGTCCGTCGAGTACACGCTGCTCGTCCCGACCCACTACGAGCGTGGGGCGCACCGCTACGTACTACCTGGCCTCGGCACGACCGAGCTCGCTGCCCAGGTGAGCCTCGCTGCAGCCGCGCGCGGGGACAAGCTGCTGATGGACGACAGACCCGCGGCGAAGGGCGCCAACGTTCGCGCAGCGCTCGGGGCCACGACCGAGCTCGGCCTCGTCCCCAAGACCACGGAGCCGGTCGGCGGCGAGCTCGCGGTGTCAGCGGCCGGTTCGCGTTTCGTCACGCATTTCTCCATCGAGGCGGCGCCCCGTGTCGCCAAGGTCCCCCGCGCCGCTCAAATCGTGGTGCTCCTGGACGCCTCGCGCTCCCTCTCGAGCGACCTCCTGGCCGCCGAACAGGCCGCCCTGTCGGCCTATTTGTCCCACTTTCCAGACGCTAGCGTGGAGGTCATCAGCTTCGATCGCAAGCTGCACCGACGCTACGGCGCGTTCGTCCCCGTGGCGCGAGCCCGCAGCGATCTCACGACACAGAAGATCGAGCAGAAGAACGGCAGCGCCATCGACGCCGCGCTCGCCGAGGCGGAATCCATCTTGGCTGCCGCCCCCGCTGGCCGCGCCCGGCGCCTGGTGTTGGTCAGCGATGCCATCGTGCGTTCCAAGCTCAAGCCGGAGCGCATTCGCGCGGCGCTCGGCGCAAGCGGTGCGGTGGCTCACATCGGCGTCCTCCGCAGTCGCGGCGTCAGCCTCTCGCGCGACGACACTCACGCCTGGGCGGACGCCGTCGCAAGGACCGGCGGGTTGGTCTGGCAAGCGAGTGCCAGCGACGCGCGGAGCGACAGCAAGCGAATGGCGAGCGTGTACGAGGAGTGGGCCCGCCCCCTGCGCATCGATCACTTGAAGTTGTACTCACCCGATCTCGAGATGGGCGCAATCACGGAGCCGCCGCAGAGCCTCGACGAGGGGCAGGGTTATGAACAGCTCCTCATGAGCCAGCGCGACGTGGCCTGGGTTCGCGTCGAGGGCCAGCTCTGGTCGAAATCGGTCCAGCACGTCGTTCATGCCGACGCCGCGGCGGGCAAGCGCTGGGCGGCGCTCGTGTTCGGCAGCCCCCTCTGGAGCGAGCTCACCGAGCCCGAGATGATGCAGCTCGCGCTCGCCGGCGGCGCGGTGAGCCCCGTCACCAGCTACCTCGCGATCGAGCCGGGTGTGCGCCCGTCGACGGAGGGACTCGAGCGAAGTGAGAGCGGGATGGGTTCGGGATTCGGCCGGGCGCCGCAGCTGCGTATGGGTGCCACGTCAGCGTCGGGGCGAGCGCCCCCGCTCGATCGCGAACAGTGGCTGCGGGACACACTCGAGCCGACCTTCATCGCTTGCGGCGGCACGGCCGATAGCGCGAGTGTCTCGCTGGAGACGACGTTCGCCGAGGTCGTCGACGTCACCCGAGTCGAGCTCAGCACGTCGGCGGACCCGCTGCTCCAACGCTGCCTCTCGGAAGCGGTCTGGGACCTGGTCTTGCCCCCCCAATTCGACGAGGAGTGGACGACCTGGATGGTCCAACTCTGA